Below is a window of Pseudomonas monteilii DNA.
CTGACCTCTGGTACAACTTCATCCGCGCACACCGCTGCCTGATCCGCGAGATCGAACGCCGTCTGGCCGAGGACAAACTGCCGCCCTACGCCTGGTACGACGCACTGTGGGGCATCGAAAGCGGCCCGGAAGGCAGCCGGCGCATGCACGAACTGGCCGATGTGATGGCCATCGAGCGCTACAACCTCACCCGGCTGGTGGACCGTCTGGAAAAGGACGGTCTGGTGACGCGGGAAAAGGCCACCGACGACGGGCGTGGTGCCATCGCGCGCATCACCGACACGGGCCGAACCCTGCGCGCGCGGATGTGGGGCGTCTACAAGCAGGCGGTCGACGAGCTGTTCCTGAGCGAGTTCGACGAGGCGCAGCGCGACACCGTGGCCTTGGCGCTGGAGCGCGCCATCGGCAATGCACGCGCCAGTCGCCAGCGCCCTCACCCGAGCCGGTAGGCCTCCAGCGCCTCGGCCACGCGCTGCTCGCCGATCACACCCTGCCCGGCCAACCCACGCAAGGCGGTCGCCACGATCCAATGCCGATCGAGCCGCTGACCTGGCTCAAGACTGTCGCAGCCCAGGGCCGTGAACGGC
It encodes the following:
- a CDS encoding MarR family transcriptional regulator, whose translation is MPPSPDLWYNFIRAHRCLIREIERRLAEDKLPPYAWYDALWGIESGPEGSRRMHELADVMAIERYNLTRLVDRLEKDGLVTREKATDDGRGAIARITDTGRTLRARMWGVYKQAVDELFLSEFDEAQRDTVALALERAIGNARASRQRPHPSR